The Mobula birostris isolate sMobBir1 unplaced genomic scaffold, sMobBir1.hap1 scaffold_1217, whole genome shotgun sequence genomic interval ACACCCTCCTCTTCCTATAGCCATCACTCACCGTCTGGACACGCCGTGGCAGTCAATCTTTACCTCTGGTGGTGAGGGGGCTCCCAGTAGAAGTCACTCTACGCAGGGTGCTGCCCTTGTACGTTGGGGACCTGGGTTGGGGGTGCCTGATGCTTTTGTGTCTCCTGTTGATGCCCGGGGTGGGTtgggtctttgatgatgctgtctgctttcccaaggcagcaagaagagtggacagagtccatggaggggaggctgcttccacaactctctgcagtttcttgcagtcacgtgcagggcagttgtcataccaagctagttattttctatggtgcatcaattgTGAGGGTAAATTGTGAAATGCCAAATTTCTttcgcctcctgaggaagtaacaGTGTTAACGGCCGTCCACCTTCCCCCAACACGGTGGCCTGGGAGCAAGCTCAGGGAAAACACTCAGCCGCACCCCACCTTTGATTCACTGTAACTTGCTTTCAGAGACTATCCGTCCTCCTTCCGCCTCTCTCTTTCAGGATCGCAGTCTACGTACCCACAGGATTGGCCGCCTTTCCCAATGAACTAATGCATATTCCATTGACCTGGGCCAAACAGAAATACAGGAAGATTGTGTCCTACTCCTACATGTCACGGGGAGGTCACTTTGCCGCCCTCGAGGAGCCTGAGCTGCTGGCTGAAGACCTCATACGCTTCATTCAACGTGTGGAAAAGAGTGGCTGAGAGATGCAGAGCTCAGTTCCATCTGAACgggacccccctccccccaaatgGGAAGTCTTGTCAGATATTCAATCCCACATTCACAAGGTGAAGGCGATCCCTTCGCCTTCACTTCAGTAATGTCCCGCTGTGAAAATGGATCATTGGAGCTGCTGTTGACTGTTTTATGATCAAATATAATGGACTATCCCCAATGATACTGTCCACTTTTCCTGGGGTCCTCTGTACTTCTCTGTCAGACTGAGAAATAAAACTTTAGTATTCCTAACTCCCTCTGCCTTTTTAATTTTCAAATTCCCTCTTTGCCAAGACTCCCTGCTCACAGTTAATCTTTTATTAACCTCCGGATTTCACTGGCAACGTCAGCATTTATAGCCCATCCCTAACTGCCCTTGACTAAATGTCGGGGTCACCtttctggtgaaggtgctcccacAGTACTGTTGGCCAGGGAGCTCCTGGCTTCCCTCCCATTGATGGTGAAGGAACCACGATAGGTTTCCTTGTCAGGAGAACATGGAAGCGGGAGGGGGAGCTGCACGTGGCGGTGTTTCCCTGCCCCTGCTGCCCTCGTCCTATTTGATGCAGGAATCCATGGGTGTGAGACGTTCTTGAAAGGTAACTCCAGTGCAATATCTGGTACAGGGGATGGAGAGAGTAGATGATTAAGATGGCAAATGGGCTTCATttagtcagaatcagattcaagtctaacatcactggcatgtgtcatgaaatttgttgttttgcagcagcagtacagtgcaatacacaaaaaataTACGTTACagttgtgtatatgtatatatatatataaatgactaaataagtagtgcaaagagagcaaaaaaaaaagaaaaaataggtagtatacatgggttggtttattgtccattcagaaatctgatgacagaggggaagaacctgtttgtaaaatattgagtgtgtgtctttagggtCCTGTacgtcctgtacctcctccctgatggtagcaatgaaaagagggcatgtcctgggtgatgggggtctttcatgatggatgctacctttttaaggccttgccttttgaagatgtccttgatgctggggggAGCTGGTGCTCATGATAGTGTTGACTgagttcacaatcttctgcagctttttccaatcctgtgtcatGCCCCTCCTTACTAGATGGTGATGTaaactgtcagaatgctctccacagtacgtctgtagaaacttgcaagtgtctttggtaacatctcctcaaactccaaatgaaatatagctgctgctgtgccttctttttaATTGCTTCAAtacattgggcccaggataggtcgtCAGAGGTGTTGcaagccaggaacttgaaactgctgatcgcttgatgaggactggtgtgtgttccctcgaattCCCCCTCTTGAAGCACACAGGCAATTCCTTGGCCttaatgatgttgagtgcaagatcgttgttg includes:
- the LOC140192367 gene encoding epoxide hydrolase 1-like; amino-acid sequence: MIYWVSGSITSSMRMYKENLKVNAMNRMDGRIAVYVPTGLAAFPNELMHIPLTWAKQKYRKIVSYSYMSRGGHFAALEEPELLAEDLIRFIQRVEKSG